The genomic segment ATATAACTTTTCCTCAATCTCCGCGCATAGATAGAAACGTCAAATTGCCTACGATAGATATTCCTAGTTATCAGGGGTCTTATACAGGGTGGCTCGAGTTTCACAATACATTCAATGTTTTGATACATAATAACGAAAACTTAACAAATGTTCAGCGTTTCCATTATTTAAAGAATTCATTAAAAGGCGAAGCCGCAGGTGTTATACGTTCACTGGAAGTTTCAGACAGAAACTACGAGGAAGCATGGAGCCTATTAAAATCGGTATGAAAACAAAAAGTTGATTGCAATGAGTCATATCGATTCACTGTACAATTTTCCAAATTTAGGTAAAGAAGATGGAGTTCAATTAAGGAACTTTTTGGATACAATAAGGAAGAATCTTCGAGCATTGATATCATTGGAGGAAGATGTTGAAAAATGGGATATTCTGCTGATATATTTTTTGGAGCAAAAGCTGGACCCAATTACAAGGAAAGAATGGCATAAGGAAGGATTACATGACAAATTCTCCACAATGGTGGATTTTCAAGGTTTTTTGGAAAGAAAATGTCAAATGCTAGAGGTGATGGAGGCAAGCAAACAGGGTTTTAAAGGTACAGATCACAGGGTAAAGGTAGGCAATAGTAGATCATTTGTAGCCGTGgaggataaatgtcaattttgcgAAGGAAGACACAAGGCATATACTTGtagaaaatttatcaatttaCAATTAGGCGCAAAACGGGAAGAAGTCAAAAGAACAAAATCATGTTGGAATTGTTTACAGCTAGGACACGGGGTTCCAGACTGTAAATTAGGAGGTTGCAAATCATGTGGGAGGAAACATCATTCTCTCCTCCATGATTCAACTTTTCGCACAAATTCAAGGACACCAGCTACAGGAAACTACACGAGGGCACAAGCTCAACCGCCAAGAGTTGAGAATAATTTAGAATCAAGAGCAAATAACAGGAACTACTCTCATCATATACAAGATGGTTCAAGGGCACAATTAGGCAATCACTTAACTGACACTAATGTTTCAAATCAATCGCGTTATCAAGGGTATCCAACGCATTCATcatcaaataataattttaggaGGGAAATAAATCAAGGTAACACAACTCAAGAAGAGCAAGAAAATATTGGGGCATTTCCATCCGTTAGTCTAGGGGAAAATGAAAATCAGGGTTATTTGGctaatgataataataatcatCTCTTTATGGGCAACAATTTAAGACAAAATTCGGAAACAGTTGTTTTGCTTTCCACAGCAATTGTTTATATCACCGGTAAAGATGGGATTAAACATGAAGGAAGGGTACTTTTAGATTCAGGATCACGATCCAATTTTATGTCACGGGAGTTCTTTGAGAAACTAGGGTTAACACCAAAACATATGGATATTTAGGTTAAGGGTATAGGTCAGAGCTCTACTAAAATCACACATGCAGTAGATGCTATGGTCAATTCAAGGGTTAATAATTATTCATTCAAGGCTTCATTTTTGGTAATAAATGACATTGTTAGCAATCTCCCAGCAATTGATATCAATTTAAAATCAATCCAAATTCCGGAAAGATTAACTCTTGCAGACGAACATTTTGGTATATCTACCAGGGTAGACATGATCTTAGGTTCATCGGTCTTTTGGCAACTTTTATGCGTGGGGCAAGTGCGTATAGAAAATACTAACTTGACGGTTCAAAAAACGAAATTTGGATGGGTGGTAGCGGGAGCTATATCTTCCCAGCAAAACATgtcatatttttcaaaaatcgaaGCACATACTTGCAACTTTTCTGTCAACAGTTCCATACataaacaaatagaaaaattCTGGTTGTTGGAGGAATTCGGTGAGGAACACAAATCAACCAAAGAGGAACAAGAATGCGAAAGGATCTTCAAGGAAACAACagtaaaaaatgaagaaggacgTTTTAGAGTAAACTTGTTGCTACGTGACAAGACAAATCAGTTAGGAAACTCGTCATTTTTGGCAGAAAAACGATTCAAACAGCTCGAAAGAAGGTTAGAAAAGGATGAAGAATTACGAGAGTCGTATCATGCATTTATTCGAGAATATATAGATTTGGGGCATATGTCAAAATTAATTTCAGAAGAACCACCTTCCATGCAGAGAGGGAATAGTTACTACTTACCACATCACGGAGTATTCAAACAAAATTCTATTACCATAAAATTAAGGGTAGTTTTCGATGGTTCAGCATCTACAGATACTGGTATTTCGTTGAACGACACATTAATGGTAGGACCTAAACTACAAGACAATTTGTTTGATATTCTTCTAAGGTTTCGAAGGCATTCTGTCGTAATGGGTGCAGATATTGCCAAGATGTATAGGCAAGTGCAAGTGAAACAAGAACATAGAAATCTACAAAGGATTTTATGGCGATTTTAACAGGGAGAAACCAATTCAGACATACGTTCTGAATACGGTCACATACGGAACAGCTTGCGCATCATTTCTATCAATTAGATGTCTTCATCAAACAGCTCTTGACAATTTAGACATCTATCCAGAAGCaagcaaaacaatattaaaagattTTTATGTCGATGATTTATTGACAGGTGGTGATACAATTGAAAACGTTCGAAATTTAAAGGCTAAAATTACAGATATCCTCAAGGGGGGCGGATTCTCATTGAGAAAATGGGTATCGAATCGAAAGGAAATTTTAAACGACGAGAGGGATTCAAGTGTAGATATTGAACACTATTTTTCGGATAAGGACGTCACAAACACATTAGGAGTTTTATGGAACTCAAACGAGGATACCTTACAGTATAGCATCAATATTGATAAATCACAAACAAGAGTAACGAAAAGGATTATTTTGTCAACAATTGCGCGTATTTTTGATCCAATGGGATTGCTTGGGCCAGTTGTTGTTCGAGCAAAGTTAATCATGCAGCAACTTTGGAAATTAAATCTGACATGGGACGAGTCGGTTCCGCTGGATATACAAACAATTTGGGTACGTTTCAGGAGTCAAATAGATGAGCTTAGAAAGATCAGTATTAGTCGTCAAGCAATTTGTACAAACAACGTCGGAATAGAGCTTCATTGTTTTACAGATGCATCCGAAGTGGCTTATGGGGCTGTTTTATTCATAAAATCAACAGATACAAATGGAAATAATTACGTAAGTCTGCTTTGCGCAAAGAGCAAGGTAGCTCCACTAAAAGTGGTGTCTTTACCTAGATTAGAATTGTGTGGATGCTTACTGGGTGCAAGGTTGGTCAAACAAGTTCAAGCAGCCATTGGAATGTCAATAAATAAGGTTCAATTTTTCTGTGATTCGACTATTTCATTATCTTGGATACGTGGGGAGCCCAGTCAGTGGCAAACATTTGTTTCACATAGAGTGGCTGAGATTCAACAATTATCTTCAGTGACATCATGGAGGCACATTTCTTCTAAGGACAATCCAGCTGACGTAATATCCCGGGGAATTGATGCAGATCAATTATTGAAATGTAAATTATGGTGGGAAGGGCCTGAGTGGCTTAAGCTCGAATCAAGTCTATGGCCAGAAGCAGTAGTCAATAATATTCAAGAAATACCCGAAAGGAAGAAGAAATCGGTATTATCATGTACTTCAACGATTTCTGTGATAATGATTAATAAATTTTCTAACTTTACTAGGATTCAAAGGGTTTGGGCTTATTGTCTTAGATTCATTAACAACTGTCAGTCTTCAAATACAAAATTAAGTGGGACATTGCAAGCAGATGAAATTCATAAGGCAACAATacatttaattaaatttgttcaaGCAGAAGCATTTGAGACTGAATTAAAAACGTTAAAATCATCAGGAATTGTTAAGGGAAATAGTAAATTGATTTCATTAAGGCCGTTCATTGATGAACAGGGATTAATTAGACTAGGTGGTCGCCTGGAAAGGGCGAATATTTCATACGAACAAAGGCATCCGATAATTTTACCCAATAATAATCATTTAACTGACCTAATTGTTCGGGGAGAACACTTAAAAAATATGCATGCAGGTCCTCAATTATTGTTAGGAATAATAAGATTAAAATATTGGCCAATTCAAGGTTTTCGTACAGTGTCGAAGGTTACAAGAAGATGTATAACTTGTTTCAAGGTAAAGCCGGTGACACAAAACCCTTTAATGGGAAATTTACCAGTGGAACGCATAACACCTTCTAAACCCTTTACCAATACTGGGGTAGACTATTGTGGGCCATTTGATATCAAGGTTAGTAGACTTAGGGGAGAATCATTTGTAAAGGCTTACATATGTATATTTGTTTGCTTATCGGTTAAGGCCATTCATTTAGAGTTAGCTTTCGATTTAAGTACGGAAgcattcattaattgttttaaaaggtttataGCGCGAAGGGGTTTGTGTCAGAATCTTTTCTCAGATAATGGGACCAATTTTGTTGGAGCAAGGAATCATCTTAATGATCTTCATTCATTTCTTACTAATCCGGAGAATCAGACGAAATTTACAGAGTTTTTCTcaaatgttaatataatttggtcATTTAACCCTCCACGGTCCCCACACTTtggtggaatttgggaggcagGGGTTCGAAGTGTTAAATTTCATTTACGTAGAGTAATGGGAAATGAACGGTTGGGTTATGATGAGTTTAACACAGTGATAACACAGATCGAGTCTTGCCTCAATTCTCGTCCTCTCACACCTCTAACCGAAAATCCTGAGGACCTGGAGGTACTTACGCCTGGACATTTTCTAATTGGTTGCTCATTAAAATGTTTACCTCAAGAAGACTTACGACAGCACAACCCATTTAGAATTTCCAGATTTCATCATGTCACTCAAATCATTCAGCACTTCTGGGATAAGTGGTCTAAAGAGTATCTCAGTCATCTTCAGACACGAAGTAAATGGCGTACCTCAAGCAGCAGACAATTGCAAATCGGCGATATGGTCATTATCAAGGAGGATGATCTTCCACCTCTCAAGTGGCAAATGGGTAGTGTGATTGATGTTCATCCGGGTAGAGACAATGTAGTTAGAGTGGCGACAGTGCGTACAAGTAATGGACAATTTAAACGCGGTGTCAACAAACTTTGTGTTTTACCCATTGACGTAAAGTAACCTCATTTtctattcgttttatgaactgaACTTTCATTATTTTGTTTCATGTACGTTAAAATGGGTTGAAAGGTGGACCTTCCAACAGGGGGCGGTATGTTAAGACTCCGTCctaactatatttatttattttattttaaaacgtgGGTAGGCCGCAGAACTGCGAACCCGACGCTGGATTCTTCGCGTCAGTTAAAGGCGCCACCAAGACGAGGAAAATGACTGTTAAAAAATCGACACATGTAAGAGGGGTCAGGTGGCAGTGTAAAAAGAGACTTCCACACACAAGGACAATATAATTTTATTCTAATACACTCATTTTAATGTTAGTTATATTTGTGTAATCTATTTTAATTCATAAAATTGAATAAAcacgaaaaaaaaataatataggtAATGTGTTTAAAAATCCATTGGGAAACATTCCCAAACAGACGGGATTCGAAAAAAACCCATCATATATTTGAGGATTCCTTTAATATGTATGTTATATTATTTAGTATATGCGAAAAATACCTCCCTTCTTACGTTGCGATGCCGGGCCACCACTAATCTGTATAATATACCGGGGTGGGTATCATCTGCAatagccatatatatatatatatatatatatatatattagaaatgtttattttcattttgtatatgACCTGAACTGCAACGGCTTCGAGATTGGTATTTAGATTAATAGGCTTAGCTTAAATATCATTTCTGACAAAGATAGCCACGCTCCCACTGGCGTGTTCTGTACTTCTATTTTTTAGAaagggaatatatttttttaagttttttatagaATTCTCTTTGAAGTGAGTTTCTTGTATACACAGCATAGTGTTCACATGTGAGTTCGTTTCTGGGTTATTTTGGTCGATGTCAGGTGGGGATGAGATTTGTCTTTTACCTTGAGTAAGTTGTTAATATTAACTGAAGGTTGCAGAGTTACAGTTTCAGCAGGATTATTAATGTTATTTAAATTTGATGATACAGTTTCTTTTGGTAAGGAGGGTTGACTTACGTTTTCTATAGTTTCAGTTATGCTGGCGTTCGTTTCCATGTTTAGTTGTGTTTCAGGATCTCTATCGTCTGTTTCAGGTGTCGTATTTGCAGAGGTTTCTGGGGTTACGTATGAGGAGTTAGCAGTTGTTATGATGGGACAATCTGTATCGGTATGTCCAATAGTGTTGCATTTAGAGCAGTTTAGTCCATCAATAGAGAGGAATAAGCGATAAGTTTTATTGTGGAATACATTGAAGGAGTCAGGAATGGAGATATTATCCAGGGGCGAAATAAATACTTGCCGTCTGAAGCTTAGGATGTGACTATATTCGGTTTCTGTCATACCCACTCTTAGGAAAGTCATCTTGGAAACTGCAATGATGACTAATTTTTGTAATTCTGCTTCAATGATATTGTTTGGAATTGAAGGACATGCGTTAGAAATTACAAGTCGTTGTGCTGCTGTGATTAATCTTCTTATCTCTATTTCTGAcacatttatattaatatatttgtaggAATGAAGAAGTATATCGACTATGTTTTTAGTAGAGAGGTAGAGAGGTAGtctgttgtttttaattctagatgcAAACAAGACGTTACGTGGACCAACCAGTGATCCAATTGCTACGATGTAATTGTGGATTTTGATGCCTTCGATACTGGAGAGTACTACTGCTTGGTCCTCTGTTGGGTGTTTGAAGGTATTTACTACATTGGAATAAGTACTTTTTGGTGTATTTGGAGTAGAAGTAGTCATGTTGTTAATTGAAGTCATTTTAATTTTGTTTCCTGCGTTGCCGCAGGTCCGGTCCTGTCATCGGCCAAATAACCGGCGTGGATCAGTTCCGAACGGTTCCAAAAAACCAATTGATAAAACCAGTAGGTTGAACTTTATTCGAATTATATAGGTTATATTTACTATTGTAATATATTACATAAAGGTTTTTTGTTACTCACGTCGGGTTGAGTCGATTGGCATCAACACTGCACTAATATTTGTTGATAGTATTTAAGAATATCAAATTTTTGTTtcgtattttacatttaaaaattgaaaaataacagAGCGGTTTAAAACGTGGTATAATCATGCCACTGTCAGGGCCGTCCaaagatataactttattttataatatttataggtataattttaatgcttttaattatatatgtatttttcacgtttttgtttgttttaaattttcaattcATATAATTATATTGCGCACTTGCTCATAATTTTAAATGTGAGAGTATGAAATAATTGACCATATGACAACACTGACCTATATTAAGCTTACACTCAATGTTAAATATATCTATAGGTTATGTTCATTGCATGAAACCCCAACTTAACCAAATTTCATCTTCGCCAAACAGGCCCAAACACCAATATTTCGTTCTGTCAAACTCATTTGAGGCTATCTTTACTGGGACCTACTGGGTGAAAAATGTCCTACAAACAAAAATATACTGGTACTGGTAATGATAATTGGTGTGGTAATGGTCAGTCTCAGGTCTCAGTCTGGTCCTGGCGTCCTGGTCTGGTCTTCTGATCATAGCGCAGGACTTGCCAAATGTCTTGTCCCATGAAGCACGACATTAACTCTTCACACAGCCTCATACGGCCTGGCGCCTGGAGGCCAAATAAATGTgatgacattttttttattagactGCGACGGATATGGTTAAATTTATTATACTGTGGCCTGTTTTGCGGAAAGCACGGTAATCGAGGCACACTTTAAACTACTTTAATGGTTTATTAACAAGAAACTACATACTAAAACAAGTAAGAAAACAGTAATGGTTCCTCTTTTGAAGTTGAATCCCCTCTGACGGGGATCAGCTGACTGCCTTCTCTTTTTCTGTTTTATTGTCAGCCTGTCTTTCGGCGTCGACGTTCACTCTCTTCAGCAGCACAGTAAACCCATGTGTGGCAGGCGGTTGACCTGTGTTGCTCAGCAGACGGCTGGCATATGCATGTTCTTCCTTCACCTGTTGGGCCGCTGGAATGTATGCTGGTTTGAGTCGAACCATGGAAATTCGTTGAGGAACATTTTGGACATTTACTGTGATAAACTTGTCACTACGTTCCAAAACTCTAAACGAGCCGGTATAGGTAGTGTAAGTGGAGGCTTCACTTTATCGGTCCGAATAAACACATGAGTCGTGGAGTGCAGATCCGGATGGACAAAGGCAGTGCGGGCTGAGTGGTTGCGTGTTGGTATAGGCCGCACTGCTTCCATGATCTCAAGTAGTCGTTGGACAAAACTATGTTCGTCGGGTGCAACAGCACTAAGGACAAGCAGCTGTCCAGGGAGGCACACTGGGGTACCATAAACAACTCGGAGGCTGTACACGAAATGTCCTGCTTAAAAGTGTTTCGAAGACTAAACATTACCAAATGGAGAGCTTCAACCCACGATACTGTATCAGCGGCGATGAGAGCAGTGTTACGAATATTTGTTATTTGTATACAatgtatttagttaattttaaattCTATCATGTTACCCAAAATTTCGGGTAACATGATtagggaaaaatttaaataatttagcagACAGCAAGAGAACAGAATTTGAGTTggttttcgcaaataaaaacagtaaactaCAAATGCGTCAATTGCTGGCTGTACAATAAAGATAAATTCCCAACAAGCTCAAATTACAAGATCTACTAATATGGGTCCATCAGTTGTTGGACGAACCAAAATTGATCTATGTCCTGTCTGCGGCAAACCATATCGTGAAGAACGGATGGTAGAATGTACAGAATGTAAAAAATGGTGCTGTTTTGAATGCGTAAATGTACAGGATGATTCCGAAATAATTGGTGATGACAGCTGGAAGTGTCCTCTTTGTGTAGACGCAGCCACTAAGAAGTCTCACCCACAAGGTTCCAAAATCAAGAAATCTTGTTCTGCAACCTCCTTAAAAAGCTCCTCATCAACAAGcagcaaaacaaaaatgaagCTTCAACTTCTGCAGGAAGAACGAGATCTATTACGTCAAGAAAGAGAGTTAACCAAGGAGTCTAGGAGAATTATAGAAGAAGATGAGTGCTCGAATGCTAGTCAAGACATCGATGAAGAAGAAATAATTGAAACTAACCCTTTGGTCAATAAATTCCGTTCTCTAAATATAGATAAGCCCTTTATCGACAATATTGCCCCTTTAACACCAACACTTGGTAAGCCTCTGCCAACTTATAACGATAAAAGTTCAGGTATATTGTATAAAAGAAGGGATCCTGGAGATCTCCCTATTTTTAATGGTAATCCATATTACTGGCCCGTGTTTATTAGTAGTTTTGAAAGAATCTACTGAGCTATGTCAAGTAGATAATCATGAGAATATATTAAgattacaaaaatgtttaaaaggtCCAGCAAGAGTCAgtgtttcaagttttttaatattacctCAATGTGTGCCCCAAATTATAGCTACATTAAAAGTTCTTTTTGGAAGACCTGAGCAAATTATTGAAGCTCATATA from the Diabrotica undecimpunctata isolate CICGRU chromosome 1, icDiaUnde3, whole genome shotgun sequence genome contains:
- the LOC140433002 gene encoding uncharacterized protein, whose translation is MVNSRVNNYSFKASFLVINDIVSNLPAIDINLKSIQIPERLTLADEHFGISTRVDMILGSSVFWQLLCVGQVRIENTNLTVQKTKFGWVVAGAISSQQNMSYFSKIEAHTCNFSVNSSIHKQIEKFWLLEEFGEEHKSTKEEQECERIFKETTVKNEEGRFRVNLLLRDKTNQLGNSSFLAEKRFKQLERRLEKDEELRESYHAFIREYIDLGHMSKLISEEPPSMQRGNSYYLPHHGVFKQNSITIKLRVVFDGSASTDTGISLNDTLMVGPKLQDNLFDILLRFRRHSVVMGADIAKMYREKPIQTYVLNTVTYGTACASFLSIRCLHQTALDNLDIYPEASKTILKDFYVDDLLTGGDTIENVRNLKAKITDILKGGGFSLRKWVSNRKEILNDERDSSVDIEHYFSDKDVTNTLGVLWNSNEDTLQYSINIDKSQTRVTKRIILSTIARIFDPMGLLGPVVVRAKLIMQQLWKLNLTWDESVPLDIQTIWVRFRSQIDELRKISISRQAICTNNVGIELHCFTDASEVAYGAVLFIKSTDTNGNNYVSLLCAKSKVAPLKVVSLPRLELCGCLLGARLVKQVQAAIGMSINKVQFFCDSTISLSWIRGEPSQWQTFVSHRVAEIQQLSSVTSWRHISSKDNPADVISRGIDADQLLKCKLWWEGPEWLKLESSLWPEAVVNNIQEIPERKKKSVLSCTSTISVIMINKFSNFTRIQRVWAYCLRFINNCQSSNTKLSGTLQADEIHKATIHLIKFVQAEAFETELKTLKSSGIVKGNSKLISLRPFIDEQGLIRLGGRLERANISYEQRHPIILPNNNHLTDLIVRGEHLKNMHAGPQLLLGIIRLKYWPIQGFRTVSKVTRRCITCFKVKPVTQNPLMGNLPVERITPSKPFTNTGVDYCGPFDIKVSRLRGESFVKAYICIFVCLSVKAIHLELAFDLSTEAFINCFKRFIARRGLCQNLFSDNGTNFVGARNHLNDLHSFLTNPENQTKFTEFFSNVNIIWSFNPPRSPHFGGIWEAGVRSVKFHLRRVMGNERLGYDEFNTVITQIESCLNSRPLTPLTENPEDLEVLTPGHFLIGCSLKCLPQEDLRQHNPFRISRFHHVTQIIQHFWDKWSKEYLSHLQTRSKWRTSSSRQLQIGDMVIIKEDDLPPLKWQMGSVIDVHPGRDNVVRVATVRTSNGQFKRGVNKLCVLPIDVK